Proteins from a single region of Crassaminicella profunda:
- a CDS encoding S1 RNA-binding domain-containing protein, whose product MPVEVGKVVEGTVTGITNFGAFVQLPEGKTGLCHISEVADDYVKDINTYLKEQQKVKVKIIAIDPKGKISLSIRKAEPKPPKRESKPVATNWKKNDKDRQGFKDRQGFKDRQGFKDRQSSFEDKLSQFLKDSEEKQQQVKKHMKDSRRGNGFNRGGVAR is encoded by the coding sequence ATGCCCGTTGAAGTTGGAAAAGTTGTAGAGGGCACTGTAACTGGCATTACAAACTTTGGTGCTTTTGTTCAACTGCCAGAAGGAAAAACAGGTTTATGCCACATATCAGAAGTAGCTGATGATTATGTAAAAGACATTAACACGTATCTTAAGGAGCAACAAAAGGTAAAAGTAAAAATTATTGCTATTGATCCGAAAGGAAAAATTAGCCTTTCAATTAGGAAAGCAGAACCGAAACCACCTAAAAGAGAGTCTAAACCAGTAGCGACTAATTGGAAGAAAAATGATAAAGATAGACAAGGATTCAAAGATAGACAAGGATTCAAAGATAGACAAGGATTTAAAGATAGACAATCATCTTTTGAAGATAAATTGTCACAATTCCTTAAGGACAGTGAAGAAAAACAGCAACAAGTGAAAAAACATATGAAAGACTCTAGAAGAGGAAATGGATTCAATAGAGGAGGAGTAGCTAGATAA
- a CDS encoding FtsB family cell division protein, whose translation MDKNRKNKTKKKNRFFYMVLLMIGLYVSWIVIKQQIELKELRNQEQTLNKKILELKKEEARLEEEKNLGNDPQFIEKVARERLKMVKPNEIIYIDINKAKYNEQK comes from the coding sequence ATGGATAAAAATAGAAAAAACAAGACAAAGAAGAAGAACCGATTTTTTTATATGGTTTTATTGATGATTGGATTATATGTATCGTGGATAGTCATCAAGCAGCAGATTGAATTAAAAGAATTACGAAATCAAGAGCAGACTTTAAACAAGAAGATTTTGGAACTTAAGAAGGAAGAAGCACGTCTTGAAGAAGAAAAAAATTTAGGCAATGATCCACAATTTATTGAGAAGGTAGCAAGAGAAAGACTTAAAATGGTAAAGCCCAATGAAATCATCTATATAGATATTAATAAAGCCAAATATAATGAACAAAAATAA
- the yabQ gene encoding spore cortex biosynthesis protein YabQ, with the protein MITYVSEQAYVFLATLYGGILIGFIYDLYRILRCIFRPKKIATIIEDLIFWIVIAIASVCVLLFSNEGQLRFYTFLGFLIGALLYNRILSRFVIKGIVGILRIVKRVFLKMLGVIAYPFKIIRKFLLRLWRPLKKKISPAYFRMKRLSLLPKIFYKEIVKYTKFIRNKK; encoded by the coding sequence ATGATAACTTATGTATCTGAGCAAGCATATGTTTTTTTAGCCACCCTATATGGTGGGATTCTGATTGGTTTTATTTATGATTTGTATAGAATTCTTCGGTGTATATTTAGACCTAAAAAAATTGCTACAATTATCGAAGATCTGATTTTTTGGATTGTTATTGCTATTGCATCTGTTTGTGTATTGTTATTTAGTAATGAGGGACAATTAAGATTTTATACTTTTTTAGGATTTTTAATAGGAGCTCTTCTTTATAATAGGATTTTAAGTAGGTTTGTTATAAAAGGAATAGTGGGAATATTGCGTATCGTAAAAAGGGTTTTTTTAAAGATGTTAGGGGTAATAGCATATCCCTTTAAAATCATAAGAAAATTTCTTTTAAGATTATGGCGTCCATTAAAAAAGAAAATTTCTCCTGCATATTTTAGAATGAAACGATTATCTTTATTACCAAAAATATTTTATAAGGAGATAGTAAAATATACTAAATTTATACGAAACAAAAAATAG
- the yabP gene encoding sporulation protein YabP, producing the protein MEERKSAKNRNQNIILENREKLSVSGVEHVTSFDENTIILETVKGVLTIKGNDLDINKLNLDDGNVVVEGTVDAMMYSDRDSVGNKGIGFLGKMFK; encoded by the coding sequence ATGGAAGAGAGAAAAAGTGCAAAAAATAGGAATCAGAATATTATTCTTGAAAATAGAGAAAAATTGAGTGTATCAGGAGTGGAACATGTAACGAGCTTTGATGAAAATACAATTATTTTAGAAACTGTTAAGGGGGTTTTAACAATAAAAGGAAATGATCTGGACATTAATAAATTAAATTTAGATGATGGAAATGTTGTTGTAGAAGGAACTGTTGATGCTATGATGTATAGTGATCGTGATAGTGTAGGGAATAAGGGCATAGGTTTTTTAGGAAAAATGTTTAAATAA
- a CDS encoding RNA-binding S4 domain-containing protein, with amino-acid sequence MRLDKFLKNSRLIKRRTVAKEACDQGRVSINEKVAKASTEVEVGDHLAILFGSRTTKVEITALADHVTKDFAKEMYRIIE; translated from the coding sequence ATGCGTTTAGATAAGTTTTTAAAAAATAGTAGACTGATAAAAAGAAGAACTGTAGCAAAGGAAGCTTGTGATCAAGGACGTGTTAGTATCAATGAAAAAGTGGCTAAGGCTTCTACTGAAGTTGAGGTAGGAGATCATTTGGCAATTTTATTTGGTTCTAGGACAACAAAAGTGGAAATAACAGCGCTAGCTGACCATGTTACAAAGGACTTTGCAAAAGAAATGTATCGTATTATAGAATAG